The nucleotide window CCGCGTCCGGGCTGGGGCCCGCGACCAGTGTGCGAACATCACGCGGCGCGGTGCGAACCGAGTGCGGCAGCAGGTCGAGTGCCGGCAGCACAGCCGACGGTTCACCTGCGCGCGCGGTCACCAACAGCAGGATCTCCACGATCACCTCCGTCCCGGCGGCGCGAGGCCGCACGCGACCAGTCGCACTCATCAAGGAGTGCGCTGAGAAATTGCGTGGTCCCGGCGTCGCTGACGGGCGGGTAACGCGTTGAGCGTAACCGATCGCCTCGGCCGCGCCGTCAGGCCGTTTCCCGTTTGTCTATCTTGCCCCTGATCGTGGCCCGGATTTTAACGTCGCCGAAACCCTTGACCACCGCGTCGGGCCGTCGGTCTGGCACGATCGGGTCGTGTTTCCCTCCACCTCGCCCGAGGCCGGCCGCGAATCGTGGCCCGCCGGGCCCCAACCGGGCCCGGCCGCCGCAGCGACGCGCGGCCAACCGCCCGGGCCGCGTACCGGTCCGGCCACCACCGATGGCGATCGCCGCGAACGGGGTGGGCCTCGCCGTGCCCGTCGCGCCGGCGAGCCGGCCCGCCGATCCGAAGACGAGATCGACGAGCCGGAAGAGGAGGTCATACCCCCGGTCGAGGTGCACCGCCAGCTGGCGCTGACCATCGCCGGTTTCGCCGCGCTGCTCGGCGTGGGCCTGGTGCTCGGCGCGCAGACCTCGGGCCCCGGTCACCGGCTGCCGTTCGCCTTCATCATCTTCGGCGTCCAACTGCTGTTCGTCCTCGCCTGGACGATGGCCATGCGTCCGCCCGCGTTGCTGGTGGTCGCCGGGATCAGCGCCGCGGTCGCGGCCCTGGCCGACATCGCGGCGGTGCAGACCGACGTCGCCGGCCTGGCGCCGCTGGGCTACCTGGCCGCAGGCGGGTTCCTCGCCGCGGTGCTCGGCCAGCTGGTTCGCCGGGTCGACCGGGTTCGGGTCACCGACTCCCTCGGTGCCACGCTGCTCATCGTCGTCGGGGTGGTGGCCTTCGGCACCCTGATCGTGCTCAGCCGGATTCCGGCCGGCACCCAGGCGATCACCGTCTGCCTCACCGCGAGCGGTGTCGCGCTCACCGTCGCCCGGCTCACCGACGCCGTGCTGCCCTGGCCCCGGCTGGCCCCACAGGTGCCCCGGGGCGCCGCCGGCGTGGTGGCCGGCGCGATGGTCGGCACGTTGACCAGCGCCCTCCTCGGCAGCTACCTGGTGGCTCCCTTCACGCCGACCCGGGCCGCCGTGATCGGCCTGGTCGCGGCGGTCACCGCCGTCCTCTCCGACCTCGCAGTGGGGTACGCGGAGGCGGGCCGGTTGATGGCCGGTGAACCGCCCACGATGTGGGTGGCCCGGCACATGCAGGGTCCGCTCGGCGGCTTCGCCCTGGCGGCGCCCGCCGCGTACGCCATGTGCATGCTCTTCCTCTGAGTCACGGTTGAGCGTGGAGCCGGTCGGGTACCTACGGGTGCGCCGCCCTGCGGCGTCGGTACGAACGACCCGTCGCGGCGCGGCGGGCGGAGACAGGAGGCGGCGTGGCGCGGGACTATCCGGTGGACGAGGCGCGACCCCGACGGCGTGGCCGCAAGCTGCTCATCGGGCTGTTCGTTCTGCTCCTGCTGCTGGCGGGGTTGCTGGTGGTCGCCGACCGGGTGGCCGTCGGGGTCGCCGAGCGGATGATCGGCGACCGCGTGCGTCAGGAGATCGCCAAGCAGGGCGCGCAGTCCGCCGCGCCCGACGTGGAGGTGGGCGGAACTCCGTTCCTCACCCAGGTGCTGGATGGCCGTTACCAGCGCATCACCATCAACCTGCGGGACGTGCAGGCCTCGGTCGAGGGCGACGCCGTCCGGCTGCCGGTGCTGGACGTGACCGCCCGCAACGTTCGGGCCTCGCTGGACACCCTGCGCACCGGCCAGGGTGACGTCGTGGCGGACACCGTCAACGGTGCCGGCACGATCAGCTACGAGAGTCTGGCCGCGCTGCTGAACCGCCCGGGGCTGGCCCTCGGCGAGCAGAACGGCAAGCTCACCGTCACGGCCCCGGCCGACATCCTCGGTCAGAAGCTCACCATCAGCGGCACCGCCGACGTCACGGTCGCCGACAACGGCGCGGTCGCCCTGCGATTCAACGACCTGGACGCCGCGGGTCTGCCGAACCTGCCGCTGGCCCGTGCCTTCCTGAGCAACTACGCCAAGAGCATCTCCATCGACGTCCCCCTCCCGGAGTTGCCGTTCCAGCTCGCGGTCCGGGAGGTCCGTCCACTGCCGGAAGGGCTGGCGGTCACCGCCGACGCGAAGAACGTGCCGATCAACTCCGCTGGCTGACGCCGGAGGCGCGGTGGGACGCCGAAATCGTCGGCGTCCCCCGCGATTCCCGGATGGTGGTCGGCCCAGTGGCAGCACGGTCACTGGCTGGTAAGCTCCCTGGCCATGGGGACCCACCTCACCAAACGGCGCGCGGTCGACCTGTGCCGCGTGGCCACCTGCCTGTGTCGCCCCGTCATCTGACGGCGGGGCTGTCTCCGGCCGCCTGACGGCGGCCACCGGCACAGGGTTCTCGCACCCTCCGGTTATCCCACCGAACGCCCGGCAGCGGCGCCGTCGCACGAACCCGTGATCCCGTCCTTCCGCTGGGTCCCGCGCGTGGTGCGACAGATACATCCATCGATTCGCGCGCGTTGGCTCACCATCCATCCTCACCAGGGAGTGATTCGATGAGTCGCGACACCGCACTCGTTTCGGCCGAGTGGGCCGAGAAGAACCTCGACGCCCCGGGCGTCGTCTTCGTCGAGGTCGACGAGGACACCTCGGTCTACGACACCGGCCACATCGCCGGCGCCATCAAGATTGACTGGAAGACCGACCTCCAGGACCAGGTCCGCCGGGACTTCGTCAACAAGACGCAGTTCGAGGCGCTGCTCTCCGAGCGGGGCATCAGCAACGACGACACCGTCATCCTGTACGGCGGCAACAACAACTGGTTCGCCGCGTACGCCTACTGGTACTTCACGCTCTACGGCCACCGCGACGTGAAGCTGCTCGACGGCGGCCGCAAGAAGTGGGAGCTGGACGCCCGCCCGCTCGTCACCGACGCGGTGTCCCGCCCGGCGACCCAGTACGTCGCGCAGGAGCCGGACACCTCCATCCGGGCCTTCCGCGACGAGGTCGTCGCCGCGATCGGCACCAAGAACCTGGTCGACGTGCGCAGCCCGGACGAGTTCGCCGGTCGCCTGCTCGCCCCCGCCCACCTGCCGCAGGAGCAGGCGCAGCGGGCCGGCCACATCCCCACCGCGATCAGCGTGCCGTGGTCCAAGGCGGCCAACGAGGACGGCACCTTCCGGTCCGACGACGACCTGCGCAAGATCTACGGCGATGCGGGGCTCGACGACGGCAAGGAGACCATCGCCTACTGCCGGATCGGTGAGCGTTCGTCGCACACCTGGTTCGTGCTCCAGGAGCTGCTGGGTCACCGCAACGTCAAGAACTACGACGGTTCCTGGACCGAGTACGGC belongs to Micromonospora ureilytica and includes:
- a CDS encoding LmeA family phospholipid-binding protein, which codes for MARDYPVDEARPRRRGRKLLIGLFVLLLLLAGLLVVADRVAVGVAERMIGDRVRQEIAKQGAQSAAPDVEVGGTPFLTQVLDGRYQRITINLRDVQASVEGDAVRLPVLDVTARNVRASLDTLRTGQGDVVADTVNGAGTISYESLAALLNRPGLALGEQNGKLTVTAPADILGQKLTISGTADVTVADNGAVALRFNDLDAAGLPNLPLARAFLSNYAKSISIDVPLPELPFQLAVREVRPLPEGLAVTADAKNVPINSAG
- a CDS encoding Ms5788A family Cys-rich leader peptide, encoding MGTHLTKRRAVDLCRVATCLCRPVI
- a CDS encoding sulfurtransferase, which encodes MSRDTALVSAEWAEKNLDAPGVVFVEVDEDTSVYDTGHIAGAIKIDWKTDLQDQVRRDFVNKTQFEALLSERGISNDDTVILYGGNNNWFAAYAYWYFTLYGHRDVKLLDGGRKKWELDARPLVTDAVSRPATQYVAQEPDTSIRAFRDEVVAAIGTKNLVDVRSPDEFAGRLLAPAHLPQEQAQRAGHIPTAISVPWSKAANEDGTFRSDDDLRKIYGDAGLDDGKETIAYCRIGERSSHTWFVLQELLGHRNVKNYDGSWTEYGSLIGVPVALGDEPGEA